From the genome of Aspergillus fumigatus Af293 chromosome 1, whole genome shotgun sequence, one region includes:
- a CDS encoding putative oligosaccharyl transferase subunit Dad1: MTLVCPLSGCVHSSFIRTLSTGHSTAKLPLQTSMPPKRIQTPSSSSLSSGPAVLSSNSSVFQIAHHVWQQYLTTTPQRTMMLDAFMVFLLFVGAVQFLYCVLAGNYPFNAFLSGFCAAVGQFVLTASLRMQTSSELKGVNSKPSSKGKNARFAAVEGGEQQGAVSHERAFADYIFGSLILHFFCINFIN; encoded by the exons ATGACCTTAGTATGTCCTCTATCGGGTTGTGTACACAGTAGCTTCATCCGCACTTTGTCAACTGGACATTCGACAGCGAAACTTCCACTCCAA ACCAGCATGCCTCCCAAACGAATACAGACccccagctcctcctccctctcctccgGCCCAGCAGTCCTATCCTCTAATTCCTCTGTATTCCAAATCGCCCACCATGTATGGCAGCAGTACCTCACCACAACGCCGCAGCGCACCATGATGCTTGACGCCTTCATGGTGTTTTTGTTGTTTGTCGGCGCTGTGCAATTCCTCTATTGCGTATTGGCTGGAAACTAC CCCTTCAATGCTTTCCTGAGCGGGTTCTGTGCCGCGGTTGGCCAGTTCGTGCTTACGGCTAGTTTGCGCATGCAGACGAGTAGCGAGCTGAAGGGGGTAAACAGTAAGCCCAGTTCCAAGGGGAAGAATGCGCGATTTGCGGCGGTGGAAGGCGGGGAGCAGCAGGGTGCGGTGTCTCATGAAAG GGCGTTTGCCGATTACATCTTCGGGAGTCTGATTCTGCACTTTTTCTGTATCAATTTCATCAATTGA